Proteins encoded by one window of Vampirovibrionales bacterium:
- a CDS encoding IS3 family transposase, with the protein MVKSQQRYGISERRACHALGVCRSVQRYLKRKPDDEEALRGDIIRLARRYGRYGYKRITALLRAEGWRVNHKRVERIWREEGLKVPKRQKKRSRLYLNDGSCIRLRPCWPGHVWSYDFVADRLACGKKIRMLTVIDEFTRKCLAIRVDYRLNSDDVLDVLSDLFLREGLPDYIRSDNGSEFTAATLKEWLYQLRVKTAYIEPGSPWENGYNESFNGRLRDELLNGELFYTLKEAQTVIEDWREHYNHVRPHSSLGYKPPAPAARLQYSVPFRSAPCA; encoded by the coding sequence GTGGTAAAAAGCCAGCAACGCTATGGTATATCGGAGCGCCGGGCGTGTCATGCGCTCGGCGTTTGCCGTTCCGTTCAGCGCTATCTCAAACGAAAGCCCGATGATGAAGAGGCGCTTCGGGGTGATATTATCCGTTTGGCCCGTCGGTATGGTCGCTACGGTTACAAGCGCATCACCGCCTTGCTTCGTGCTGAGGGCTGGCGGGTTAACCACAAGCGAGTGGAACGTATTTGGCGCGAGGAAGGTCTGAAGGTTCCTAAACGCCAGAAGAAGCGGAGCCGTCTGTATTTGAATGATGGCTCCTGCATTCGGCTTCGTCCCTGCTGGCCGGGCCATGTGTGGAGCTATGACTTTGTGGCAGACCGGCTGGCCTGTGGCAAGAAGATACGGATGCTCACCGTGATTGACGAGTTTACCCGCAAATGCCTTGCCATCCGTGTGGATTATCGTCTGAACAGTGATGATGTGCTGGATGTTCTGAGTGACTTGTTTCTGAGAGAAGGATTGCCGGATTATATCCGTTCAGACAACGGCAGCGAATTTACCGCTGCCACACTCAAGGAGTGGCTGTATCAACTGCGGGTAAAGACGGCCTACATTGAGCCGGGCAGCCCTTGGGAAAACGGTTACAACGAGAGCTTTAATGGAAGGTTACGCGATGAATTGCTGAATGGGGAGTTGTTCTATACGCTCAAAGAAGCACAGACGGTTATTGAAGACTGGCGTGAGCATTACAATCACGTCAGGCCGCACAGCTCACTGGGATACAAGCCACCAGCTCCGGCTGCGCGACTTCAGTATTCAGTCCCATTCCGCTCCGCTCCATGCGCCTGA
- a CDS encoding DUF3768 domain-containing protein, translating into MNVLLKALRELSAFTPDNDPYGEHDFGAFEFAGQRLFWKIDMFADDSLTYRSEAPLDPNAVRVITIMQADEY; encoded by the coding sequence CTGAACGTCCTGCTCAAGGCGTTGCGGGAATTGAGCGCCTTTACGCCGGACAATGACCCATACGGCGAGCATGACTTCGGGGCGTTTGAGTTCGCGGGTCAGCGTCTATTCTGGAAAATCGACATGTTTGCCGATGACTCGCTGACTTATAGGTCGGAGGCTCCGCTGGATCCAAACGCCGTCCGGGTTATCACGATCATGCAGGCTGACGAGTATTAA
- a CDS encoding RHS repeat protein, giving the protein MTPPCTDKCCASVPDSPEPKDQSCAPWDMNDPVDSRSGNYYYYETDLTVSNLLAMKALRGYASGLASQIGPFGVGTHLGAYNMALTIAKDPNGKPVTAPNTTLLVNLGNGGTIPFSNGAAGGAYFTSPNNMATLTDNITLSLDGNGYLSYATYRKLSNSQFFFDANGRYIKWEDSHGNYLLLNRDASGRLQNVQDPASGRGLFFAYNADGLISQIADHAGRTVSYTYSAAKELLSVTNPAGAVMQYTWTSDHRIATRKDYKSQTVITNEYDPATGSVVKQTNADGGAYRLSAPERTALRWIYNPDNTYQKFDFNAQGMPTKIIDENGNATSIFYSPNLFTNTPTGKYIEKTDPLSRVTRTDFNANNLPITITLPDNNQYVITYDGLHPHLPASVRDPLWHYTYFTYDASGNLTQIKDHDNKTTTFTYNAKGQTLTRVNALGKTTSYTYNAHNELATITDPLGHVTTFAYDNRGNLTSVTDPRQNVTTFAYDVLNRLTSVTNPLNQATTYTYDNNSNLLTVTDASNHTTTYAYDSRDRMTSVNNPLNQTTTYAYDKQDRMVSATDPKSQTTTYEYDAAGRLNWVNYNGQKIYAMSYDANDELLSIADGDPPPIIRSRNYLVVEVKRRDRQIGGRYEQTASQAGADYSQAAPGGGIIGSGEDGRRDMPGAGCFGCDLLQMAQGVWGHGYLSGKAA; this is encoded by the coding sequence ATGACGCCGCCCTGTACAGATAAATGCTGCGCCAGCGTCCCCGACTCTCCAGAACCCAAAGACCAGTCTTGCGCGCCATGGGATATGAATGACCCGGTGGATAGCCGCAGCGGGAATTACTACTATTATGAAACGGATCTAACGGTATCAAATTTGCTTGCGATGAAAGCGCTGCGCGGGTACGCCTCAGGCCTCGCTTCGCAAATTGGACCCTTTGGAGTGGGAACCCATTTAGGCGCTTATAACATGGCGCTGACAATTGCAAAAGACCCCAACGGAAAGCCGGTTACGGCTCCCAATACCACATTATTGGTCAATCTGGGCAATGGTGGGACGATTCCATTCAGCAACGGCGCAGCTGGCGGCGCGTATTTTACGAGCCCGAATAACATGGCGACGCTTACAGACAACATCACCCTCAGCCTCGATGGCAACGGATATCTGAGCTATGCCACGTACCGCAAACTCTCGAATTCCCAGTTTTTCTTTGACGCCAATGGTCGCTACATTAAATGGGAAGACTCCCATGGCAACTATCTTCTGTTAAATCGCGATGCCAGCGGGCGCTTGCAGAACGTGCAGGATCCCGCAAGTGGGCGCGGATTATTCTTCGCTTATAACGCAGATGGCTTAATCTCTCAGATTGCAGACCATGCGGGGCGAACCGTCAGCTATACGTATTCGGCGGCGAAAGAGTTGCTGAGCGTCACAAATCCTGCCGGGGCCGTGATGCAGTATACCTGGACAAGCGACCATCGCATCGCCACCCGAAAAGACTATAAAAGTCAGACGGTCATTACCAATGAGTATGACCCCGCCACCGGGTCGGTCGTCAAACAAACCAACGCCGACGGCGGCGCTTACCGCTTAAGCGCCCCGGAACGAACGGCACTCAGGTGGATTTACAATCCGGATAACACCTATCAGAAGTTCGATTTCAACGCGCAAGGCATGCCCACCAAAATAATAGACGAGAATGGCAACGCCACCAGTATCTTCTACTCTCCCAATTTATTCACCAATACCCCAACGGGTAAATACATTGAGAAAACAGATCCTCTCTCTCGCGTCACGCGAACCGATTTCAACGCCAATAACCTGCCGATAACCATTACGTTACCGGATAACAATCAATATGTCATTACTTACGACGGCCTCCATCCGCATCTGCCGGCGTCGGTGCGCGATCCGCTGTGGCATTATACGTATTTCACTTATGACGCGTCGGGAAATTTAACCCAAATAAAGGATCATGACAATAAAACAACAACTTTTACTTACAACGCCAAGGGACAAACGCTGACGCGCGTCAATGCGCTTGGCAAGACCACCAGCTATACATATAACGCTCATAACGAACTGGCGACGATCACGGACCCCCTGGGCCATGTGACGACGTTTGCTTATGACAATCGGGGCAACCTGACGAGCGTGACGGACCCTCGGCAGAATGTGACGACGTTCGCTTATGACGTTTTGAACCGGCTGACCAGCGTCACCAATCCGTTGAATCAAGCGACCACTTACACTTATGACAACAACAGTAACCTGTTAACGGTGACAGACGCCAGTAATCACACGACGACCTACGCTTACGACAGCCGGGATCGCATGACCAGCGTCAATAATCCGTTGAATCAAACCACGACGTACGCTTACGACAAGCAGGACCGTATGGTAAGCGCGACGGATCCCAAGTCGCAGACCACCACGTATGAATACGACGCGGCGGGTCGATTAAACTGGGTCAATTACAATGGCCAGAAAATTTATGCGATGTCTTACGATGCAAACGACGAGTTGCTGTCCATCGCAGACGGTGACCCGCCCCCTATAATTCGGTCCAGAAATTATCTCGTAGTTGAGGTAAAAAGAAGAGACCGACAAATAGGAGGGAGATATGAGCAAACTGCGTCACAGGCCGGAGCAGATTATTCGCAAGCTGCGCCAGGCGGAGGTATTATCGGGTCAGGGGAAGACGGTAGAAGAGATATGCCGGGAGCTGGGTGTTTCGGATGCGACCTATTACAAATGGCGCAAGGAGTATGGGGGCATGGGTATCTCTCAGGCAAAGCGGCTTAA
- a CDS encoding DUF86 domain-containing protein, protein MKDDCLYLHHILECIQRIEDYTQEGAESFLADPKTQDAVLRNLQVLLESVQRLPAAWKSSYPREIPWHAIGGFRNRLARDYLGISLPRVWQVVASDLSSLKTVIQTMLDNSH, encoded by the coding sequence ATGAAAGATGATTGCCTGTATCTTCATCACATTTTGGAGTGCATCCAGCGGATTGAAGACTACACCCAAGAAGGCGCTGAAAGCTTTTTAGCGGACCCGAAAACACAAGATGCGGTTCTGCGAAACTTGCAGGTGTTGTTGGAGTCTGTCCAACGTTTGCCTGCAGCATGGAAATCGTCCTACCCAAGAGAGATTCCCTGGCATGCGATTGGCGGGTTTCGCAACCGGCTGGCGCGCGACTACCTCGGAATTAGCCTGCCGCGCGTCTGGCAGGTTGTGGCGAGCGATTTATCGTCGTTGAAGACTGTGATTCAGACGATGTTGGACAACTCACACTGA